The sequence CCGCCGCCGTCGCCGCCAATATCGACCGCAGCCAGAACCTGCCCGAAAGCCGCCGCAAGTCGGAACTGGCCTCGATCACCGGGGTCGAGGTGGTCGATGACTACACGATCCGCTTCACCCTTGGCGCGCCTGATGCCACGCTGCTGGCCCAGTTCGCCGACCGTGCGGGCATGATGCTGTCGCCCACCGCCGCCGACGCGGCCGGCACCGATTTCGGCCTTGCGCCCGTGTGCTCCGGCCCGTTCAGCTTTGTCGAGCGGATCCAGCAGGACCGTATCGTGCTCGAGGCGTTCGACGACTACTGGAACGCCGATGCGATCAATTTCGACACGGTGACCTTCCTGCCGATCCCGGACACGACCGTGCGCCTCGCCAACTTGCGGGCCGGCGACCTCGACATGCTCGAGCGTCTGGCCGCCACCGATGTGGCGTCGGTCACGGCCGATGACGACCTGCTGATGGAACAGGCTGTGTCGCTCGGCTACCAGGGCATCACGATCAACGTGGCCAATGGCGAGGGCGCCGACAGCCCGATCGGGCAGAGCGAACTGGTGCGTCAGGCCCTGTCGCTGGCCATTGATCGCAACGTGATCAACCAGGTCGTTTTCGAAGGTGCCTTCGCCCCCGGCAACCAGCCCTTCCCCCCGACCTCGCCCTGGTACAACGACGCCTACCCCGTGCCCGAGCGCGACGTCGAGGCCGCCCGCGCCCTTCTGGAGGAAGCCGGCTATCCCGACGGTGTCGATATCGAGGTTCAGGTCGCCAACAACCCGGTGCAGTTGCAACTGATGCAGGTCGTGCAGGCCATGGCCGGTGAGGCCGGCATCCGGATCGACATCGTGGCCAAGGAATTCGCCACCCTGCTGTCCGACCAGTCGGCGGGCGCCTATACCGCCAGCCAGATCGGCTGGTCCGGCCGGGTCGATCCCGATGGCAACATCCACCAGTTCATGACAACCGATGGCGGGATCAACGACAGCGGCTATTCCAACCCCGAGGTGGATCGCCTGCTGAACGAGGCCCGCACCTCGACCGACATGGACACCCGTCGGGCAGCCTATAACGCCGCGCGCGACATCCTGATCGAGGATCTGCCGATCATCTACCTCTATCACGTGACGTGGATCTGGGCGCTGGACGACGCGATCGAGGGGTTCGTGCCCTATCCCGACGGGATGATCCGCCTCGAAGGCGTCAGCATGGCCGCCGAGTGATCGCGCGAGCCTGACCAAAGACCGGACCGTGCGGGGGCGCTTGTCCCGGCCCCGCACGGCCCACCGATTTTCCACGCCGCCTTCTGCCGCCCTTGCCCGGAGAGCCCACATGCTGGCCTTTATCGGACGCCGTATCCTGATCGCGATCCCGACGATCATCCTGATCTCGATCTTCGTCTTCGCCCTGCAAAAGATGCTGCCGGGCGACCCCGTGCTGGCCATGGCCGGCGAAGAGCGTGACCCCGAACTGATCGAGATGCTGCGCGAACGCTATCGGCTGAACGATCCGATCCCGGTGCAGTATTTCACATGGATCGGCAACGCGTTGCAGGGCGATCTGGGCATTTCGCTGCGCACCAACCAACCGGTGCTGGAACTGATCGGCCAGAAACTGCCCGTGACGCTGCAACTGGCCATCATGGCGCTGATCTTTGCCATCGTGATCGGTGTGCCCGCCGGGGTTCTCTCGGCCTACAAGAAAGGCACATGGATCGACTGGGTGGCCAATGTCGTGGCGCTGTCGGGCCTGTCGGTGCCGAATTTCTGGCTGGGGATCATGATGATCCTGCTCGTGTCGGTGCAACTGGGCTGGCTGCCCGCCTCGGGGTATCAACCCTTCTCCGACGGATCCGCTGCAATCCATCCGCACCATGCTGATGCCCGCCTTCGTGCTGGGCACGGCCCTGGCTGCAACGCTGATGCGCCACACCCGCTCGGCCATGCTGGGGGTGCTGAAATCCGACTATATCCGCACCGCGCGGGCCAAGGGCCTGTCCGAACGCATCGTGCTGATCAAGCACGCGCTCAGAAACGCCCTGGTTCCGATCGTGACCGTTACCAGCCTGATCTTCGGTGAACTCCTTGCCGGGGCCGTCCTGACCGAGCAGATCTTCACCATCCCCGGTTTCGGCAAACTGGTCGTAGATGCCGTGTTCAACCGCGACTACGCGGTGGTGCAGGGGATCGTTCTGTGTACCGGCGTCGCCTTCATCTTCATGAACCTCCTGGCCGACGTGGCCCAACGCATCCTGAACCCACGCATGAGGGACAAATGAGCGCGCTGACCGATCCGCAGATCACCGCCGCCGACCTGCCCAGGAAACGCAGCCGGTTCTGGACCAAGATGCGTGCCAACCCCGCCGCGCTGCTGGGGGCCTTTCTGGTGGCCTTCTTCTGCGCCGTGGCGCTGGCCGCCCCGATCCTGCCCATCGTCGAGCCGACGGCGACCGACTGGCTGGCCGTGCGGCAGGCCCCCTCTCTGACCCATCCGTTCGGCACCGTGAGATTGGGCGCGATGTGCTGTCGCGCATGGTCTGGGGCGCGCGCGCCTCGTTGCTGGCGGGGGTCGTGTCGGTTGCCATCGCGGTCTGCCTCGGTGTGCCGCTTGGGGTCATGGCGGGCTACATGGGCGGATGGACGGACGCCGCGATTTCCCGCGTGACCGAGGCGCTGCTGGCCGCGCCCTTCCTGATCCTCGCCATTGCGCTGGCGGCTTTCCTCGGGCCGAACCTGACGAATGCGATGATCGCCATCGGCCTGTCGGCCATGCCGATCTTCATCCGCCTGGCCCGCGCCCAGACCATGTCGGTCATGACCGAAGACTATGTCGAAAGCGCCCGTGCCGTGGGATTGCAGCCCTTTGTCCTGATCCGGCGTTACATCCTGCCCAACATCTTCCCGCCGATCCTTGTGCAGGCCACGCTGACCATTGCCACCGCCATCATCGCCGAGGCGTCGCTGTCCTTCCTCGGGCTGGGGCAGCAGCCGCCCGCGCCCTCCTGGGGGTCGATGCTGAACGTGGCCAAGAACTTCCTCGAACAGGCGCCCTGGATGGCGCTTTACCCCGGTGCCGCGATCTTCCTCGTGGTGCTTGGCTTCAACCTGCTGGGCGACGGTCTGCGCGACGCGCTGGACCCGCGTGACCATTGACCTGCCGATTTAGCAAGAACGGACCATTGCCATGACCTTTACCACCCGCCCCGAGATCAAGGGCACGTTCGGTGTCGTCGCCTCGACCCACTGGATCGCCTCGGCTGTCGGCATGAAGATCCTCGAGGAAGGCGGCAATGCCTTCGACGCCTCGGCCGCGATGGGCTTTGCCCTGTGCGTGGTCGAGCCGCATCTGAACGGCCCGCTTGGCGACATGCCGCTGATGATCCGCCCCACGGGCGATGCGACGCCGACGATGATCTGCGGTCAGGGCACCGCGCCCGCGGGGGCCACCATCGAACACTACAAGGCCGAGGGGCTGACGCTGATCCCCGGTTCGGGCCTGTTGGCGACGGTCGTGCCCGGTGCCTTCGGCGCATGGATGCTGATGCTGCGCGACCACGGGCAACTGCCGCTGCGCGCCATCCTCGAACCGGCGATCCACTACGCCCGCCATGGCCACCCCGTTCTGCCGCGCGTGGCCCATACGATCGCCGGGCTGGCCGATTTCTTCCGCGACGAATGGCCGACCTCTTACGCCACGTGGCTGCCGGGCGGCAACGCGCCCGAACCCGAAAGCCTGTTCAAGAACCCCGCGCTGGCCGACACGTGGACCCGCCTGTTGTCCGAGGCCGAGGCCGTCGATGGCCGCGAGGCCCAGATCCAGGCCGCGACCGATGCGTTCTACAAGGGCTTTGTCGCAGAGATGATCGACGACTACCTGCGCGACGCCTGCGTGATGGACGCCGCCGGCGGCCGCCGCAAGGGCGTGATGACCGGGCAGGACATGGCCGAGTGGTCCGCCACGAAAGAGGCCCCGCTGAGCGTCGATTACGAGGATTGGACCGTCTGGAAGGGCGGCACATGGACCCAAGGCCCCACCCTGCTGCAATCGCTCATGACGCTCTCGGGCGTGGATATCGCCGCGATGAACCTGAACGGGGCCGAGTTCGTGCATACCGTCACCGAGGCCATGAAGCTGAGCTTTGCCGACCGCGAGGCCTATTACGGCGACCCCGATCACACTGAAATCCCGGTCGAGACGCTGCTGTCGCCCGACTATGCCGCTACCCGCCGCGCCCAGATCGGGGCCAAGGCCTCGGACCAGCAGCGCCCGGGCGCGATCCCCGGTTTTGAGGCTTGGGCAGAGGCCGCGATAGACCGCGCAGGCCGTGATTTCGCGACCGGCCCCGGTGTCGGCGCGGGCGAGCCGACCATGGCCCACCTGACCGAACGGCGCGGCGACACGGTGCATATCGACGTCGTGGACCGCTGGGGCAACATGGTCTCGGCCACGCCCTCGGGCGGGTGGCTGCAATCCTCGCCCGTGGTGCCGGGGCTGGGCATGCCGCTCAACTCGCGCGCGCAAATGTTCTGGCTGGACGAGGGGCTGCCGACCTCTCTGGCGCCGGGTCGTCGCCCGCGCACCACGCTGTCGCCGTCGATGGCGGCAAAGCGTGACGGCTCTCTGGACCTGACCTTTGGCACGCCGGGCGGCGACCAGCAGGACCAGTGGCAGTTGATCTATTTCCTGCGGCTCGTGCATGGCGGGTTGAACCTGCAAGAGGCCATCGACGCGCCGCTGTTCCATACAGGGCATTTCCAGGCGTCCTTCTACCCGCGCGGCACCCGGCCCGCGCACCTGATGCTCGAGCCGAATTTCGGCACGGCGGTGATCGACGATCTGCGCGCCCGCGGCCACGACATCGAGGTCGCCGAACCTTGGACGGTCGGCCGCCTGACCGCCGCCTCGCGGGACCGCGCCGGGGTGCTGCGCGGCGCGGCAACACCCCGCCTCATGCAAGCCTATGCCATCGGCCGCTGAACGGGGGGCAACATGACCTATTCCATCGTGGCCCATGATGCCGAGACCGGCCAATACGGCGTTGCCGTGGCCAGCCGCTTTTTCGCCGTCGGCGCCCTTGTTCCCCATGTCCGGGGCGGCAAATGCGCCGTCGCCACGCAGGCCTTCGTCAGCCCGATCTGGGGCATCGAGGCCGCCGACCGCATGGCCGCGGGCGAGGCTGCGGCGGATGTCCTGGCCGATCTGGTGGCACGCGATGCGGGTCAGGCCATTCGCCAGATCCACATGATCGACAGTGCGGGGCGCATTGCGGCCCATACCGGCGCGGATTGCGTCGATTGGTGCGGCCATGTCGCGGGCGACGGCGTTTCGGTCGCAGGCAACATGCTGGCCGGGGCTGCGGTGATCGACGAGACGCTGGCGGCCTATCACGCGCATGGGCACCTGCCCCTGGCCGAACGCCTGATGACGGCGATGGAGGCCGGGGCTGCGGCGGGCGGCGACAAGCGCGGCACGCAATCGGCGGCGCTGGTGATCCACAGGACCGAGGATTACCCGTGGCTCAGCCTGCGCGCCGACGATCACCCCGATCCGCTTGCCGAACTGCGCCGTCTCCATGATGTGGCCTTTGAACGCTACGCCCACGTGGCCGAGGCGATGCCGACCCGCGCCAATTTCTCGGGCACGACGGATCGCACGGGGATCGACGCGGCGATCAAGGCGGCCGATGAAAAACGCAAGGCCGAGGGGCGGCCCAGCCGGTCCTTTGCCACGGATCTGGATGGCTGAGGCCCGACGATGGCACAAGCGGTCAACCGGGCTGGTGACACGCGGCACGCGGCGCTAGCCTTTTTTGGGGGGGCCGCATCACGCGGACAAGGAAGGGGAGAGACATGGAACAGACAATCGGAGCGTTGTTGCAGGCGCACGAGGCCGAGGCACCTGCGTTCGGGGCGCCGGGGCGCGATTGGCAAAGCTATGGCGGGTTGCGGGATCTGTCGGCCGGCGTTGCGGCCAGCCTGCATGCGGCAGGTGTCGGGCGCGGGGATCGGGTGGCCATCGTCTTGCCGAACGGGCCCGAAATGGCGGCGGCCTTTGTCACGGTGGCACAGGTGGCCACGACCTGCCCGCTGAACCCGGCCTACAAGGAGGACGAGTTCGCCTTCTACCTCGAAGATCTCAAGGCCAAGGCCATCATCCTTCTGGACAGCGAGGAGGGCCCGGCCCTGGCCGCTGCGCGCAAGCTGGACCTGACGGTCATCCGCCTGACGCCCGAGGCCGACCGCGCGGCGGGGGCCTTTACCCTGACGCCCGAGCGCAGCGCCGGCACCGCCGATCCCGCCGCCCCCGGCGCCGATGACGTGGCGCTGATCCTGCACACGTCGGGCACAACCTCGCGGCCCAAGATCGTCCCGCTGCTGCAGTCGAACCTGGCCGCCTCGGCACGCAATATCGGCACCTCTTTGGCTCTGACCCCGGCCGATCGTTGCCTGAACGTGATGCCGCTGTTCCATATCCACGGGCTGATTGCCGCCGTCTCGGCCACGTTGGCCGCGGGCGGGTCGGTCTGGTGCGCGCCGGGCTTCGACGCGCTGAAGTTCTTCGGCTGGATGAAAGAGGCGCGCCCGACCTGGTACACGGCGGTGCCGACCATGCACCAGGCGATCCTGGCCCGCGCCGCCCGCAATGCCGAGACCATCGCCGAGGTGCCGCTGCGCTTCCTGCGGTCGTCCTCGGCCTCGCTGCCCGGCCCGGTCATGGAACAACTGGCCCAGACCTTTGACGCCCCGGTGATCGAGGGCTACGGCATGACCGAGGCCACGCACCAGATGGCCTCGAACCCGCTGCCGCCGCGCGCGCAGAAACCCGGCTCGGTCGGGGTCGAGGCCGGGCCACTGGTGCGCATCGCCCATGAGGCGGAGGATCGCCTGATCGAGGACACCGGCGAGGTGGTGATCTCGGGGCCGAACGTGACGCCGGGCTACGAGGGCAACCCCGAGGCCAATGCCAAGTCCTTCTTCGAGGCCGAGGGCAAACGCTGGTTCCGCACCGGCGATCAGGGGCAGTTCGACAACGAGGGCTACCTGACCCTGACCGGCCGCCTGAAGGAGATCATCAACCGCGGCGGCGAAAAGGTCAGCCCGCTCGAGGTCGATGGCGTGCTGTCGGCGCATCCGGCCATCGCGCAGGTCGTCACCTTTGCCCTGCCCCACCCCAAGCTCGGCGAAGAGGTCGCCGCCGCCGTCGTGCTGCGCGAGGGTGCCGAGGCCGACGAGGCCGCGATCCGGGCCTTCGCGGGCGAACGGCTGGCCGCCTTCAAGGTGCCGCGCAAGGTCGTCATCCTCGACGAGATCCCGAAAGGCGCCACCGGCAAGTTGCAGCGCATCGGCCTGGCCGAGAAACTGGGCCTGGCGGGGGGTGTCGGCGCATGAAGATCTGCATCTTCGGCGCCGGGGCCATCGGCGGTTACATGGGCGCAAAACTGGCGCAGGCCGGGGCCGATGTCAGCCTAGTGGCGCGCGGACCCCACCTGGCCGCGATGAAGGCAAACGGCCTGACCCTGATCGAGGAGAGCGGCACCAGCAACGTGTCCGTCACCGCCTCGGACGACGCCGCCGATCTGGGCGTGCAGGATTACGTGATCGTCACGCTCAAGGCGCATTCCGTGCCCCCCGTGGTCTCGAAAATGCAGCCGCTGATCGGGCCGGACACGACCATCGTTTCGGGCGTGAACGGTGTGCCGTGGTGGTATTTCCACAAGATCGGCGGCCCGCTCGAGGGCACGCGCCTGGCCACCGTCGATCCCGGCGATGCGCAGTGGGACGGCTTCGGCCCCGACCGCGTGCTGGGCTGCGTCGTCTACCCCGCAGCCGAGGTCTCGGAACCCGGCGTGATCCGCCATATCGAGGGCAATCGGTTCTCGCTCGGCGAACCCGACGGCTCGAAATCGGAGCGTGCGATGGCGCTGTCCAAGGCACTCGGCGCGGCCGGGCTGAAAGCGCCGGTGCGCCCGCGCCTGCGCGACGAGATCTGGGTCAAGCTTTGGGGCAACCTGTCCTTCAACCCGATCTCGGCACTGACCCACGCGACGCTCGATGTGCTCTGCACCGATCCGGGCACCCGCGCCGTGGCCCGCAACATGATGCTCGAAGCGCAGGAGATCGCCGAGAAACTGGGCGTGAAATTCCCCATCGACGTGGACCGCCGCATCGACGGCGGCGCCGCCGTGGGCGCGCATCGCACCTCGATGCTGCAGGACCTCGAGGCCGGTCGCCCGATGGAAATCGACGCGCTGTTGGGATCGGTGCAGGAGCTTGGCCGGATCACCGAGACGCAGACGCCGACCATCGATGCGGTGCTGGCGCTGATCGCCTTGCGCGGGCGTGTTGCAGGGCTTTACGGCTAGGCAGACCACGCGCGCGGGTCGAACCGGATTGCCAAAAACGACCGGATCAAGGACCGGCCGCGGCGCAACGGCGATGGCGTCACGAGCGCCTGAGCGACACCAGCGCCCAATCGGCAAAATCGGACATGACCCGGCCCGCCGCCGTATCGAAGGCCGCTACAAGATCGGCATCTTCGAGCGTGGGGGCCATCGCGCTTGTCGCGAAACTGCGGCTGGCGACGATGCGCACATTGCGCTCGCGCACGATGCGCACGATCATCCGAACGTCCACACGCGCGCTGTCGCCCTCGGGCAGCGGGGTGGCCTGGAAATCGACCAGTTCCGTGACCACCGCGAAATCCCCGCCGGCCCCGAGGGGGCGACGGCCCACATACCGGATCGCCTGTGTGGCATCGAGCGTGCGCAACATCAGCGTCTGCACCATGACCGGAGCTTCCTCGCTCCAGCGGATGCCGGGCAGGTAACTGGCGGCCAGGGCATCGGGGCGGATCATGATCCGATCTGTCTGCAATGCGCCACTGGTGGTCGGAACCTCGATGATCACATCGGCGGCAATCCGGCGTCCGGGCGCGATCGGCGCGTCCGTGGGGGCGCGCAACTCATAGACATCCAGCGCCTCGGTCGCATCCCCGAGCGCCGACAACGCCCCGCAGGACGCCAGCGCCGTCACCGCCAGCCCCAGCAGCAGAACACGGATGGTTTGGACAAGCTGCATCTGTCGTTACCTTCTGAATTCCGGCACATCCTGGTTCAGCAGAAAACGGGCGGGGTCGCGCCCGATCTGCTGCGTCAGCCGGTCGAGATTGGCAATCAATGTCCGCGTCTCCTGCGCCAGACGCGCAAACAGCGGCAGCGACGTGGTCGTGAATTCTCTCACCCCCGGCTCGGCGCCGTCCACCAGCGTCTGCAACCGCGCAAAGGTGTCGAGGGCGACCTGGCTGGCCGCGCGGATATCGGCGGTAATCGCCGGCAGATCATCCGAGACCTCGCCCACGGCCCCGCTCAACCCTTCGACCGTTTGCGTCAACTCGGCCACCAAGCCCGAGAGGTCCTCGTTGATCAGGGCATCCGCGCCGGTAAAGGCACTTTCGGCCGCCACCAGCGTGCGTTCGCCGGTCTCGAGCGCGCCGTTGATCGCGGTCAGCGTCGTGTTGGCATTGGCGAAGGTCTCGGTCACCTGCGTCATGGTCGTCTCGGCCGTCGCGACGACGTCGGCCACGCCCGACGTGGCCGTCTCGAGATCCGTTCCGACGCGGTCGAGCACCTCGCGCGCATTCTCGACCGCGGCGCGGATATCGGACACCACAAGGGGCAGATCCGTCTCCGCCACGATCCGCATGCTGTCGATCACTTCGGTCGCCGCGACGACGGCCTGCCGGGTTTCCGCGACAAGGGCCGTGCCCTCGCCTTCGATGAACCCGTCGATCCGCGTCGCCGTGGCCTCGACCGCGGTGGCCGAACTGTCCAGCGTCGCCAAGAGCGTGTTGGCCCGTACAAGGGTTTCCTCGGCCTCGGCAAGGCGTTGCGTGGCCGTCTCCCCCGTTGCGCCAAGGGTGACCATCAGCGCGCTGGCATCGCTGCGCAGCAGGGCCAGTTCCTCGCGCAGGCTGGTCAACGTATCCTCGATCCCCGAGGTCGCCAGGGTCAGATCCTCGGCGATGTAGCGCTCGGCCTCGGTGACGACCCCCTGGACGGAATCGAGCGTGTTCGTCCCGCTGGCCACGATGCCCGTCGCCTGATCGGCCAGCAGGTCGATGGAGATCAGCGTTTCATCCGCCGAGCGCAGCACCACCGCCAGATCGCGCGTCAGGGTATCGAGGGTGGTGTTGAACCGGCTGATCTGCGCGGTGAACTGATCGACGGTGCCCGCCACCCCCGAAAACCCCTCGAGCGTGGTGGCAAGTTCGCCCGATGCCTGTTCGGCATTGGCAAGGATGCGTTCCAGTCGCTGCGCATTCTCGCCCCGGAACAGATCGCCGACCTGTTGCACGACCAGCAGGGTTTCGGAGACCAGTTCGGGCGCATCCTCGGACAGCGATTGGAGAACGGACCGGCCGGCCTCGATCTCGGGCACGTCCCGGTCGCTGGTGGGGCGCAACAGGGGCGCATCCGGCGTGCCCGGCCCGATCCCGACAAAGGCCACCCCGGTCACGCCCTGCGCCTCGATCGTGGCGATGCTGTCGGTGCGCACCGGCGTGTCGGCCGCTACCTCGACCCGGACGGTGATCGTGCCGTCGCCCTCGGGCGACAGGTCGACATCCACAACCTGCCCGACGGGCAGGCCGCTGAACCGCACATCCGAGGCGGCGCTGAGCCCCGCCACCGAGGTGAACCGGATATCGTAATAGGCGAACTGGCGATCCAGCTCGATCCGGGCGAACCACAGAAAGAACCCCAGCAGCCCAAGCGCGCCCGCAATCGTGAACAGGCCGATCAGGATATAGTTGGCTTTCGTTTCCACCTAGCCGGTTTCCCCCGATCCGGTTGACGTGCTGGCCGCAAGCGCGGCGCGCGCCCTCGGCCCGTGAAAATAGGCGCGCACCCAAGGATGATCGACCGACAGCATGTCCTGCATCGTCCCGGTCACGAGCACCTTGCGATCCGACAGCACCGCGATGCGGTCGCACACCGCATGCAACGTGCGAGGTCGTGGGTCACCAGAAAGACCGTTAGGCCAAGCGACCGGCTGAGTCCACGGATCAACTGATCGAACTCGGCCGCGCCGATCGGGTCGAGGCCCGCCGTCGGCTCGTCGAGAAACACGATCTCGGGATCCAGCGCCAGGGCACGGGCCAGCCCGGCCCGTTTTCGCATCCCCCCCGACAGCTCCGAGGGGTATTTGTCGCCGGCGATATAGGGCAGCCCGACCATCGAGATTTTCAGATCGGCCAGCGCGCGCACGGTGTCGGGCGGCAGGCCCGGGACGCCCTTCAACGGCACCTCCACGTTTTCGCGTACGGTGAGCGAGGAAAACAGCGCGCCGTCCTGAAACAGGATGCCCCACCGCGTCTCGAGGCGCGTGCGGTCCTCGGACCCGGTCTCGTCCAGCACGGCGCCCAGCACGGTGATCTGGCCCGCCGCCGGCGATTGCAACCCGGCGATGGACCGCAGCAGCACCGATTTGCCCGTCCCCGATCCGCCCACGATGCCCAGGATCTCGCCGCGATAGACGTCCAGATCCAACCCCTCATGCACGACATGGCTGCCGAACTGGTTGCGCAGGCCGCGCACGCGAATGACGATATCCTCGGGGTCACGGCCCATGATCATATGCCCATCTGCGCGAAAAACACCGAGAACACCGCGTCGGCCACGATCACCGCAAAGATGGCCGCCACGACTGCCTTCGAGGTCTGCCGACCCAGGGATTCGGCATTGCTCTTGACCTGCATGCCGGCATGGCAGCCGATCACCCCGATGATCAGGGCAAAGACCGGCGCCTTGACCATGCCCACGACGAGGTGTTTGACATCCGTGCCTTCGATCAGGCGCGTGCGGAACATCTCGGGCGAGATACCAAGCTCGACCCAGGACATCAAAGCCCCCCCGAACAGACCCGACAGATTCGCGATACCGCCGAGGATCGGCAACATCAGCAGCAGCGCCAGGATGCGCGGCACGAACAGCACCGTGGCGGGATCGAGGCCGAGGGTCCGCATCGCGTCGATCTCCTCTCGCATCTTCATCGAGCCGATCGCCGCGGTAAAGGCCGAGGCCGTGCGTCCGGCGACGATGATCGCCGTCAGCAGGATGCCCAACTCGCGCAGGATGGAGACGGCGATCAGATCGACGACAAAGACCTCGGCCCCGAACTGTCGCAATTGAGACGCGCCCTGAAAGGCAAGGACGACGCCGATGAGGAACGACATCAGCGCCACGATGGGCACCGCCCTCAGGCCGACATCCTCGCAATGATGCACAAGCGCGGTCAGCCGAAACGCACGCGGGCGGACCAGCGCCCGCCCCAGCCGCGCCAGGAACAGACCCAGATACCCGATGAGGGACAAGAGATACGCCGCCCCCTGGGCCACGGCCTGCCCGACCCGCGCCGCCAGATCGGCCAGCCCGCCCTTGTGCGGCGGCTCAACGGCAACGACGGGCCACGCCTTGTCGACCCGCTCAAGCAGGCTGGCGGCCTCGGGGCGGGCGTTTCGGATCGTGATCGTTCCACCCGTGGCCTCGATCCGGCGTCTGGCATCCAGCAGCGCCCAGCCCCCTGCCGTGTCGAGACGGGTCACCGCGGCCAGGTCGATCGCGACGCTGCGCCCGGCCCCGACCCCGCGAAGAACAGGCACAACCTTGCCGAGCGCATGGATCGTCAGCGGCCCCGACACCGTCAGGGTCGTGCCGGTCCCGTCCTCGGACGACGTGATCTGCGTTTCGGAATCTGCCGACACCGCGGGACCTCCATCTGAGCGGCACGCATTCTGTGATTGGCGCGACCCTTGGGCCGCATCACGTCCGCCGGGACGCACCCGGTCGCGTGCGCCATCGCATCGCCGGTCATCCTA comes from Roseibacterium elongatum DSM 19469 and encodes:
- a CDS encoding MCE family protein; translated protein: METKANYILIGLFTIAGALGLLGFFLWFARIELDRQFAYYDIRFTSVAGLSAASDVRFSGLPVGQVVDVDLSPEGDGTITVRVEVAADTPVRTDSIATIEAQGVTGVAFVGIGPGTPDAPLLRPTSDRDVPEIEAGRSVLQSLSEDAPELVSETLLVVQQVGDLFRGENAQRLERILANAEQASGELATTLEGFSGVAGTVDQFTAQISRFNTTLDTLTRDLAVVLRSADETLISIDLLADQATGIVASGTNTLDSVQGVVTEAERYIAEDLTLATSGIEDTLTSLREELALLRSDASALMVTLGATGETATQRLAEAEETLVRANTLLATLDSSATAVEATATRIDGFIEGEGTALVAETRQAVVAATEVIDSMRIVAETDLPLVVSDIRAAVENAREVLDRVGTDLETATSGVADVVATAETTMTQVTETFANANTTLTAINGALETGERTLVAAESAFTGADALINEDLSGLVAELTQTVEGLSGAVGEVSDDLPAITADIRAASQVALDTFARLQTLVDGAEPGVREFTTTSLPLFARLAQETRTLIANLDRLTQQIGRDPARFLLNQDVPEFRR
- a CDS encoding ABC transporter permease, with amino-acid sequence MSADSETQITSSEDGTGTTLTVSGPLTIHALGKVVPVLRGVGAGRSVAIDLAAVTRLDTAGGWALLDARRRIEATGGTITIRNARPEAASLLERVDKAWPVVAVEPPHKGGLADLAARVGQAVAQGAAYLLSLIGYLGLFLARLGRALVRPRAFRLTALVHHCEDVGLRAVPIVALMSFLIGVVLAFQGASQLRQFGAEVFVVDLIAVSILRELGILLTAIIVAGRTASAFTAAIGSMKMREEIDAMRTLGLDPATVLFVPRILALLLMLPILGGIANLSGLFGGALMSWVELGISPEMFRTRLIEGTDVKHLVVGMVKAPVFALIIGVIGCHAGMQVKSNAESLGRQTSKAVVAAIFAVIVADAVFSVFFAQMGI